A single window of Halobacillus naozhouensis DNA harbors:
- the katA gene encoding catalase KatA: MTDQNRKPYLTNNAGTPVGDNQNSITAGSRGPTLIQDVHLLEKLAHFNRERVPERVVHAKGAGAHGYFEVTNDVTAYTKAKFLDEVGKRTPMFARFSTVAGEKGSADSVRDPRGFALKFYTEDGNYDMVGNNTPVFFLRDAIKFPDFIHTQKRNPATNLKDPNAVWDFFSLSPESLHQVTILHSDRGIPATYRHMHGYSSHTFKWTNADGESVWVKYHFRTEQGVKNIDEATGTRLSGENPDFHTEDLYAAIDNGDYPAWKLYVQIMPLKDANTYRFDPFDVTKVWSQKDYPLIEVGRMVLDQNPENYFAEVEQATLSPGALVPGIDVSPDKMLQGRLFAYSDAHRYRVGANHEALPVNRPRAQVHNYQRDGFMRFDGNGGGAPNYEPNSLGGPAEQPESKQAAYEVSGLAESVGYDHNDHYTQAGDLYRLLSEEEQTRLVQNIVDSMKPVERDEVKLRQIEHFYKADPEYGTRVAEGLGLQVPQNA, translated from the coding sequence ATGACAGATCAAAATCGCAAACCGTATTTAACAAATAATGCCGGCACTCCCGTCGGTGACAACCAGAATTCCATCACCGCTGGGTCAAGAGGACCCACTTTAATACAAGATGTACACTTATTAGAAAAGTTGGCTCACTTTAACCGTGAGCGCGTGCCTGAGCGTGTTGTCCATGCTAAAGGAGCAGGAGCTCACGGATATTTCGAAGTGACAAATGATGTTACTGCCTACACGAAGGCTAAATTTTTGGACGAGGTTGGTAAACGTACTCCAATGTTCGCCCGATTTTCGACAGTTGCCGGAGAGAAAGGCTCAGCTGATTCCGTACGTGACCCGCGCGGATTTGCACTGAAGTTTTATACAGAGGACGGCAACTATGACATGGTTGGAAACAATACACCGGTCTTTTTCCTAAGAGACGCTATTAAATTCCCAGACTTTATTCACACGCAAAAAAGGAATCCAGCCACGAACCTGAAAGACCCAAATGCGGTTTGGGATTTCTTCTCACTTTCACCGGAATCGCTCCACCAGGTGACCATTCTTCATTCTGATCGTGGTATTCCGGCTACTTATAGACATATGCACGGTTACAGCAGTCATACCTTCAAGTGGACAAATGCTGATGGTGAATCCGTTTGGGTGAAATATCACTTCAGAACGGAACAAGGAGTTAAAAATATTGACGAGGCTACAGGTACACGCCTGAGTGGGGAAAACCCTGATTTCCATACAGAGGACTTGTATGCTGCAATTGATAATGGTGACTACCCAGCGTGGAAGCTGTATGTACAAATCATGCCGCTGAAGGATGCAAATACGTACCGTTTTGACCCATTTGATGTCACAAAAGTATGGTCACAAAAAGATTACCCTCTCATTGAGGTGGGTCGTATGGTCCTTGACCAAAACCCTGAGAATTACTTTGCAGAAGTAGAACAGGCAACACTTTCACCTGGTGCACTCGTACCTGGAATTGATGTCTCTCCTGATAAAATGCTGCAAGGTCGACTATTTGCCTACTCTGACGCACACCGCTATCGTGTTGGGGCTAACCATGAGGCACTTCCTGTTAACCGCCCGAGGGCACAGGTGCACAATTATCAGCGAGATGGCTTTATGCGTTTCGATGGTAACGGAGGCGGCGCTCCAAACTATGAACCAAACAGTCTGGGGGGACCTGCTGAACAGCCTGAAAGCAAACAAGCAGCTTATGAGGTATCTGGACTTGCAGAAAGTGTAGGCTACGATCATAATGATCATTACACTCAGGCAGGAGATCTTTACCGTCTGCTCAGTGAAGAAGAACAAACTCGTCTCGTTCAGAACATTGTTGATTCCATGAAACCTGTGGAAAGAGATGAAGTGAAACTTCGCCAAATTGAACACTTTTACAAAGCAGATCCAGAATACGGCACACGGGTGGCTGAAGGCCTTGGCCTGCAAGTCCCACAAAACGCCTAG
- a CDS encoding DinB family protein — MNPYCQSAFHQLEIVIASLSEIIGQLTEEDLAFRPTQGKFSVGETLEHLAMIPIADGKVLEEASEEDMITLYSSILLTTKAEISEALYEHFSLLKKQFEGYSEDELFTETTSWWGVTYTRFEWLLEMIAHMYHHRGQLHAMLVHTYDKDPEILLFE, encoded by the coding sequence ATGAATCCATATTGCCAAAGTGCTTTTCACCAATTAGAAATTGTTATTGCTTCCCTTTCTGAAATTATTGGTCAGTTAACAGAAGAAGATTTAGCGTTTCGACCCACGCAGGGTAAGTTCTCAGTCGGCGAAACCCTTGAACACTTAGCTATGATCCCCATAGCCGATGGTAAAGTGCTGGAAGAAGCTTCTGAGGAAGACATGATTACCTTATACAGTTCCATTTTATTAACGACAAAGGCCGAAATATCAGAAGCTTTATATGAACATTTCTCATTACTAAAAAAACAATTTGAAGGTTACTCGGAAGATGAATTATTCACGGAAACGACTTCTTGGTGGGGAGTTACCTACACACGGTTTGAATGGCTCCTCGAAATGATCGCACATATGTACCACCACAGGGGACAGCTTCATGCGATGCTCGTTCATACTTATGATAAGGATCCGGAAATATTATTATTTGAATAG
- a CDS encoding AimR family lysis-lysogeny pheromone receptor → MVSHKVIEPSRLSQAHMNEVSTIYQVYHDQLRHTSSKEAAEATKNYCLSSAHVKTEDKLASYEFLYMNDFFHELDAVLSTTQDNSEIPLLYQILLTRYSKPLTNEDLEWLQTLSFSHPSLRCLHLFTLVYAYYDSKQYTGLDKYVDECYDALLQVNEPLFYYYMKLRFDELLFQHYWKTNNILLAKKYIYKVLNTDLSPRKQSSMNHNLALCHLYEDYDLSIGYAYAGLSIARENQLNKVITSIQNYTIPFISAFHKRTLNITTPDPVETAHLAIANNDLNTAESILSRLSVLTPFQESYLGLTRKDRTMLNRAHNRFIKEYGDHFFAQLPLYYLERIHHTNQEE, encoded by the coding sequence ATGGTGAGTCATAAGGTTATTGAACCTAGTAGATTAAGCCAAGCCCATATGAATGAAGTGTCGACAATTTACCAAGTCTATCATGATCAGCTTAGACACACTTCGAGTAAAGAAGCTGCTGAAGCGACAAAGAATTATTGTCTTTCAAGCGCGCATGTTAAGACAGAAGACAAGCTGGCAAGTTATGAATTTCTCTATATGAACGACTTTTTCCATGAATTGGATGCCGTTCTCTCTACTACACAAGATAATTCTGAAATCCCTTTGCTATATCAAATTCTATTAACACGATACTCAAAGCCTTTGACTAATGAAGACTTAGAATGGCTGCAGACACTCTCCTTCAGCCATCCATCCTTGAGATGTCTTCATTTATTTACCCTAGTCTATGCCTACTATGACAGTAAACAGTACACAGGGTTAGATAAATATGTAGATGAGTGCTATGATGCCCTTTTGCAGGTTAATGAACCTTTATTCTACTACTATATGAAATTAAGATTTGATGAACTACTTTTTCAGCATTATTGGAAGACCAATAACATTCTTTTAGCTAAAAAGTATATCTATAAAGTCCTTAATACAGACCTTTCACCAAGAAAGCAAAGTAGTATGAACCACAATCTGGCCCTATGCCACCTCTACGAAGATTACGATTTGTCAATCGGCTATGCTTATGCAGGACTTAGCATTGCCAGAGAAAATCAATTAAATAAGGTTATTACATCGATTCAAAATTATACGATCCCTTTTATCTCAGCTTTTCATAAAAGAACCCTAAACATCACAACGCCTGACCCGGTTGAAACAGCTCATTTAGCTATTGCTAACAATGATCTAAACACGGCTGAGTCCATTCTTTCACGGCTATCCGTATTAACACCGTTCCAAGAAAGCTATTTAGGCCTGACAAGGAAAGATCGAACTATGCTTAACCGAGCCCATAATAGGTTTATTAAGGAATACGGCGATCACTTTTTTGCCCAGCTGCCTCTTTACTATTTGGAGCGAATCCATCACACCAATCAGGAGGAATAA
- a CDS encoding flavodoxin family protein yields MNELKAIILNASLKQSDEPSNTAALIEKVTDIFKKEKVEYEMVRLADYNIRYGISDDLGDGDEWPQIFQKIKGADIVILGTPIWLGEKSSLAALAIERIYGGAGVTNDKGQSVYYNKVGGVVITGNEDGAKTAARSILFALSHVGFVIPPNVDTYWLGEAGPGPSYMEAEGSVNEFTDKHATMEAYNLIHLARMLKNNPIPAEGNTMDN; encoded by the coding sequence ATGAATGAATTAAAAGCAATTATATTAAATGCGTCACTTAAACAGAGTGATGAACCGTCGAATACAGCAGCGTTAATCGAGAAGGTCACCGACATTTTCAAGAAGGAAAAAGTGGAATATGAAATGGTTCGGCTTGCAGACTACAACATAAGGTATGGAATTAGTGATGATTTAGGAGATGGGGATGAATGGCCTCAAATTTTTCAAAAGATTAAGGGAGCGGATATAGTTATACTAGGTACTCCAATATGGCTGGGAGAGAAGAGCAGTTTAGCTGCATTGGCCATTGAACGTATTTATGGAGGGGCAGGCGTAACAAATGATAAGGGGCAATCGGTCTATTATAACAAGGTCGGAGGCGTGGTGATTACAGGCAATGAAGATGGAGCTAAAACAGCAGCCAGATCCATCCTTTTTGCTCTTTCCCATGTAGGATTTGTTATCCCGCCTAATGTTGATACGTATTGGCTTGGGGAGGCTGGCCCAGGTCCGTCTTATATGGAAGCAGAAGGCAGCGTAAACGAATTTACAGATAAACATGCCACGATGGAAGCCTATAACCTAATTCATCTAGCAAGGATGCTTAAGAACAATCCTATCCCTGCTGAAGGCAACACCATGGACAACTAA
- a CDS encoding FAD-binding oxidoreductase: protein MEAWITELQKELPANQIMTALADRYSYSFDASFGEYLPEVVVQAKNKFQVVSVLKIANTYEIPVYPRGQGTCLSGGPLPVHGGIVLDLSQWPEAINVRADDLTVVVSPSTLTANINKAAEKHGLMYAPDPSSAHVATIGGNLAENSGGPRGLKYGVTKDFVLGLEVVTPEGEIIRTGGQTIKNVTGFDLTKLLVGSEGTLGVITEATLKLIPKPPRIQTVMAVFDDVRLAGRAISKTLTSGVLPSKMEFMDQACIRAVENFQPAGLPVNARAIIIIELDGHPEALKIERKLVEEIMRDLGAKDTVIPESEEEAVKIWQARKQVSPAIAKIKPTKVSEDATVPRSKIPDMMDRMQEIKEKYDVEVVVFGHAGDGNLHPNILCDKRNQEEMARVELAVEELFQAAIELGGTLSGEHGIGTMKAPFMESEVGEAGLSMMKRIKDSWDPNGIMNPGKIFAEKGQKLVLRSEP, encoded by the coding sequence ATGGAGGCGTGGATTACAGAATTACAGAAGGAGTTACCTGCTAATCAAATCATGACAGCATTAGCAGATCGCTATAGCTATAGCTTTGATGCATCATTTGGAGAGTATCTACCTGAAGTTGTCGTCCAAGCGAAAAATAAATTCCAAGTCGTATCGGTATTAAAAATTGCTAATACTTATGAAATACCTGTATATCCCCGGGGGCAGGGGACGTGCCTGAGTGGGGGCCCGTTACCGGTCCACGGAGGAATAGTTCTTGATTTATCCCAGTGGCCTGAAGCTATTAATGTACGTGCTGATGATCTGACTGTTGTTGTGTCTCCAAGTACTTTGACTGCTAATATTAATAAAGCAGCAGAAAAGCATGGTCTGATGTATGCCCCTGATCCCAGCAGTGCTCATGTGGCGACAATTGGAGGGAACCTGGCTGAAAACTCTGGTGGCCCCCGTGGGTTGAAATATGGAGTGACCAAGGATTTTGTGCTGGGTCTCGAGGTTGTAACACCAGAAGGAGAAATTATTCGTACGGGCGGCCAAACCATCAAAAATGTTACTGGTTTTGACTTAACGAAACTGTTGGTCGGATCTGAAGGAACGCTTGGAGTGATTACAGAAGCTACGCTGAAGCTTATTCCAAAGCCTCCTCGTATTCAAACTGTGATGGCAGTGTTCGATGACGTACGTTTAGCAGGTAGAGCCATTTCGAAAACGTTAACTTCAGGAGTTCTCCCATCTAAGATGGAATTCATGGACCAGGCCTGTATTCGTGCTGTTGAGAACTTCCAGCCTGCTGGCTTACCGGTCAATGCCAGGGCAATTATCATTATTGAACTAGATGGCCATCCTGAGGCTCTGAAAATCGAAAGAAAATTAGTAGAAGAAATTATGAGAGATCTTGGAGCCAAAGACACAGTGATCCCAGAATCGGAAGAGGAAGCTGTAAAGATCTGGCAAGCCAGAAAACAAGTTTCTCCAGCGATTGCAAAGATCAAACCAACGAAGGTTTCTGAAGATGCCACAGTGCCGAGGAGCAAGATTCCTGACATGATGGATCGGATGCAAGAGATAAAGGAGAAGTACGATGTAGAAGTAGTCGTCTTTGGTCATGCAGGGGATGGCAACCTCCATCCAAATATTTTATGTGACAAGCGTAATCAAGAAGAGATGGCCAGAGTGGAACTTGCGGTTGAAGAACTTTTTCAAGCAGCGATTGAGCTTGGCGGAACGTTATCCGGAGAGCACGGTATTGGAACAATGAAAGCTCCTTTTATGGAAAGTGAAGTTGGAGAAGCAGGACTTAGTATGATGAAGAGGATCAAGGATAGCTGGGATCCCAATGGCATTATGAATCCAGGGAAAATTTTTGCCGAGAAAGGCCAGAAACTGGTGCTTCGAAGTGAGCCATAA
- a CDS encoding UDP-N-acetylmuramoyl-L-alanyl-D-glutamate--2,6-diaminopimelate ligase — protein MTITPLHFPECLGKCTITGPSLQQVSSIVYDSREATNGSVFICIKGEHHDGHLFIEQALGRGAKAIVGTDSKHLNRYTPYDNDVSFITVHDSKEALARLSTAFYNSPADQLSTVGITGTNGKTTVTSYIYSMLNALSFRTGSIGTAGIWTDQKKTKFKQTVPTTPEAPDIHHVLNHFQENGVQGALLESTSIALDQKRLGGIEFNVAVHTNLTPEHLEFHKTMDDYRKAKMKLFKQAGKAIVNLDDKGMAQGIIDTFDGALVTYSVTAMADFEATEIHFSDKGTFFNLHALGSIYKVEAPIYGKYNVSNLLAAVASCYQLGFSLKEVLSVISKVKSPEGRFQIVDNHAPYQIVLDYAHTPDALSHVLQAVKEIPYKKLIVMITGVGLRDPRKRPLMAREVEGLADEIVVSVDQPGFADREVVVNDVLKGFAETYTNHIHSRLYREQAIHHAFDLAESGDLVLLTGIGFGGYQIIGDEKVPYSEFEVIDQYFSSKKTTLKEPV, from the coding sequence ATGACCATTACACCTCTGCATTTTCCTGAGTGTTTGGGAAAGTGCACGATAACCGGTCCTTCCCTCCAGCAAGTCAGTTCTATTGTCTATGACTCAAGGGAAGCCACAAATGGATCTGTATTCATCTGTATAAAAGGTGAGCATCATGACGGCCATCTATTTATAGAACAAGCTTTAGGCCGTGGTGCAAAAGCGATCGTAGGTACAGACTCCAAGCACTTAAACAGGTACACACCTTATGATAACGATGTAAGCTTTATAACAGTTCATGACAGTAAGGAGGCTTTAGCCAGGTTATCTACTGCTTTTTACAATTCCCCCGCCGACCAATTATCTACGGTTGGTATCACCGGAACAAATGGCAAAACGACCGTGACATCTTATATTTATTCCATGCTCAATGCCTTATCTTTCCGAACAGGTTCTATTGGGACAGCAGGAATATGGACCGATCAGAAAAAAACAAAATTCAAGCAAACTGTTCCCACTACTCCTGAGGCACCGGACATTCATCACGTACTGAATCATTTTCAAGAAAATGGGGTTCAAGGGGCTCTTCTGGAATCAACTTCGATAGCCCTGGATCAAAAACGACTGGGTGGTATCGAATTCAATGTGGCTGTCCACACTAATTTGACGCCAGAACATTTGGAATTCCACAAAACCATGGACGACTACAGAAAGGCAAAGATGAAGCTTTTCAAACAAGCGGGAAAAGCGATAGTTAATTTGGATGATAAGGGTATGGCACAAGGTATTATCGATACATTTGATGGGGCACTTGTAACTTACAGTGTTACGGCAATGGCCGACTTTGAAGCTACAGAAATTCACTTTTCTGACAAGGGGACATTCTTTAACTTGCATGCACTAGGAAGCATTTACAAGGTTGAGGCTCCCATTTACGGGAAGTATAACGTATCCAATCTGTTAGCTGCTGTAGCATCGTGCTACCAGCTAGGCTTCTCTCTAAAGGAAGTTCTATCGGTCATTTCCAAAGTGAAGAGTCCCGAGGGGCGTTTTCAAATAGTAGACAATCATGCCCCTTACCAAATTGTTCTCGACTATGCTCATACTCCTGACGCTCTCTCACACGTACTACAAGCTGTAAAGGAAATTCCATACAAGAAGCTGATTGTTATGATTACGGGAGTAGGGTTACGGGACCCCAGAAAAAGGCCGCTCATGGCTAGAGAGGTCGAGGGACTGGCCGACGAAATTGTAGTTAGTGTCGATCAACCAGGTTTTGCAGATCGAGAAGTAGTAGTAAATGACGTATTAAAGGGTTTCGCTGAAACTTATACGAACCATATCCATTCACGGCTCTATCGAGAACAAGCTATTCATCATGCCTTTGATTTAGCTGAATCTGGAGACCTCGTTCTGTTGACAGGAATTGGGTTTGGCGGTTATCAAATCATTGGTGACGAAAAAGTACCATACTCAGAATTCGAAGTGATTGATCAATATTTTTCTTCTAAAAAGACAACGTTGAAAGAACCTGTCTAA
- a CDS encoding NADPH-dependent FMN reductase translates to MKVAALVGSIRKDSYNMKLTNSIQERYKDRLEINIVPIRDIAHYDQDIEHEAPVSVQRFKDELSDADAFLVVTPEFNHSIPGVLKNALDWLSRGNREMAGKPTFIAGASMGVLGTVRAQMQLRQILNAPGMGASVLPGNEILIGSVHNKINEQGQLTDEDTIEFIDGVIDQFVLFTEAALIKS, encoded by the coding sequence ATTAAAGTTGCCGCTCTTGTCGGAAGCATCCGAAAAGACTCATATAACATGAAACTGACAAACTCCATTCAAGAACGATATAAAGATCGTTTAGAAATAAACATCGTTCCGATTCGTGATATAGCTCATTATGATCAGGATATTGAGCATGAAGCCCCAGTCTCTGTGCAACGCTTTAAAGATGAACTAAGCGATGCAGACGCGTTTCTGGTCGTCACACCGGAGTTCAATCACTCGATACCAGGCGTATTGAAAAACGCCCTGGACTGGTTGTCACGCGGAAATCGCGAAATGGCTGGAAAACCTACTTTCATTGCTGGTGCTTCCATGGGAGTACTTGGTACAGTGAGAGCGCAAATGCAGCTCCGTCAAATACTGAATGCTCCTGGTATGGGAGCTAGCGTTTTGCCCGGCAATGAAATCCTTATAGGCTCCGTACACAATAAGATTAACGAACAGGGTCAACTTACTGATGAGGATACGATTGAATTTATTGATGGCGTCATCGACCAATTTGTCCTGTTTACAGAGGCTGCACTGATCAAATCATAA
- a CDS encoding thiazole biosynthesis adenylyltransferase ThiF encodes MSADRYSRQKLFAPIGQAGQQLIREKHVVIIGAGALGASSAEQLVRAGIGHLTIVDRDYVEMSNLQRQQLYSEEDAELRTPKAIAAKGRLQQINSDVSITELIMDVQREELEELFQAADLVLDATDNFETRMMINDVSQLYHVPWIYGGCVGSYGLSYTIIPGQTPCLHCLLETVPLGGATCDTVGVISPAVHMVTAHQVTEALKIIVEDFDSLHKKLISFDLWNNQYTSIKMDNVKKAECPSCGEDASYPFLSPVNQTKTAVLCGRDTVQIRPAVKQDLNLESLRERLHEGDTSLNPFLLSYQTGEQQMVFFKDGRVLIHGTKDITEARRLYHKILG; translated from the coding sequence ATGAGTGCAGATCGTTATTCACGACAGAAATTGTTCGCGCCCATTGGACAAGCCGGCCAACAATTGATCAGAGAAAAACATGTAGTGATTATCGGAGCCGGAGCTTTGGGGGCCAGCAGTGCTGAGCAATTAGTTCGGGCTGGAATTGGCCACTTAACAATAGTTGATCGCGATTATGTTGAAATGAGCAATCTTCAGAGACAGCAGCTTTATTCAGAGGAGGATGCTGAATTAAGAACCCCGAAGGCGATTGCCGCAAAAGGACGACTGCAGCAAATTAACTCAGATGTTTCGATAACGGAACTGATTATGGACGTGCAACGTGAGGAGTTGGAGGAGCTTTTTCAAGCAGCAGATCTTGTCCTTGATGCAACCGATAATTTTGAGACGAGGATGATGATCAACGATGTATCGCAACTCTATCATGTGCCATGGATTTATGGAGGGTGTGTGGGGAGTTATGGACTCAGCTACACGATTATACCTGGCCAAACTCCTTGTTTACATTGTTTATTAGAGACTGTTCCGCTTGGCGGGGCAACCTGTGACACAGTGGGGGTCATTAGTCCGGCAGTCCACATGGTTACAGCACACCAAGTCACTGAAGCTTTGAAAATTATCGTCGAAGACTTCGATTCCCTTCATAAAAAGTTAATTTCCTTCGATTTGTGGAACAACCAATACACATCCATCAAAATGGATAATGTGAAAAAGGCGGAATGCCCTAGTTGTGGAGAGGATGCAAGCTATCCTTTTTTATCACCTGTGAACCAGACGAAAACAGCGGTGCTTTGCGGCAGGGATACAGTGCAAATTCGCCCGGCTGTCAAACAAGATTTAAACTTGGAGTCTTTACGTGAACGATTGCATGAGGGAGATACGTCGTTAAACCCCTTTTTATTGTCTTATCAAACAGGGGAGCAGCAAATGGTCTTTTTTAAGGATGGTCGTGTATTAATTCACGGTACAAAAGACATCACAGAAGCTCGTCGACTTTACCATAAAATTTTAGGGTGA
- a CDS encoding AI-2E family transporter, with translation MNRWDSTPVIRFFGGRNLLYILGVILFLGVNILVYTKVSFIFHPFVVFIETIALPVILTVVAYYLLRPLIGVLERFGIKRVWGILITLVFVAGLITFLVILIIPFLEKQFMSLAKELPQYLMEMANSIDQWLRNSMFAGYYDNLFTDVGSLVDRLPEDLSSFAGSTIEGITNFISTLTSVLIAIITLPFILFYLLKDGERFPRMVLRVLPPKVRPEISSVFKGIDHQLSAYIQGQIIVSFCIGIMMYIGFIIIGLDYALLLAAIASVTSVVPYLGPTIAIMPALIIAIVTSPFMVLKLAFVWTAVQLLEGKFISPQIMGKSLHIHPVTIIFVLLTAGHLFGVLGIIVAIPGYAIFKVLAVHIFYWFQLRYNKYVREEKDQYELPK, from the coding sequence ATGAATCGATGGGATTCAACACCAGTTATCCGCTTCTTTGGCGGGCGCAATTTGTTGTACATACTTGGGGTTATCCTTTTTTTAGGAGTTAATATATTAGTCTATACAAAAGTTTCATTTATTTTCCACCCGTTCGTTGTATTTATAGAAACCATTGCTTTACCTGTTATTCTAACAGTCGTGGCTTATTATTTACTTCGACCACTCATCGGAGTGTTGGAGCGGTTTGGTATCAAGAGGGTGTGGGGAATCCTAATCACCCTTGTCTTTGTCGCAGGCCTGATTACTTTTCTAGTCATTCTTATCATTCCATTTCTGGAAAAGCAGTTTATGAGTCTTGCTAAAGAACTTCCCCAGTATTTGATGGAGATGGCCAACTCTATTGACCAATGGTTAAGGAATTCTATGTTTGCGGGTTACTATGATAACTTATTTACGGATGTTGGCAGTTTGGTTGACCGTTTGCCAGAGGACCTTTCCTCTTTTGCAGGGTCGACCATCGAAGGGATTACAAACTTTATCTCTACATTAACGAGTGTCCTGATTGCGATCATTACTTTACCCTTTATTCTATTCTATCTTCTTAAGGATGGGGAAAGGTTTCCACGAATGGTTCTGAGAGTACTTCCGCCTAAGGTGAGACCTGAGATTTCCAGCGTGTTCAAGGGAATTGATCATCAGCTTAGTGCTTACATCCAGGGTCAGATCATTGTCAGCTTCTGTATTGGTATAATGATGTATATCGGATTTATTATAATCGGGCTGGATTATGCGTTGTTATTAGCGGCTATTGCCAGTGTTACCAGTGTCGTTCCTTATCTAGGACCGACGATTGCGATTATGCCTGCGCTAATCATCGCCATCGTAACATCGCCCTTTATGGTGCTAAAACTGGCGTTTGTCTGGACAGCCGTGCAGCTTCTTGAAGGGAAATTTATTTCTCCTCAGATTATGGGAAAAAGTTTACACATCCATCCTGTGACCATAATTTTTGTTTTACTGACAGCCGGTCATTTGTTTGGAGTCCTCGGTATTATTGTGGCGATCCCGGGATATGCCATTTTCAAAGTGCTTGCTGTCCATATATTCTACTGGTTCCAACTCAGGTACAATAAGTACGTAAGAGAAGAAAAAGACCAATATGAACTGCCTAAATAA
- a CDS encoding GNAT family N-acetyltransferase has translation MITLLAHNKRQIARQILNVQIPSYQKEAELLQTDRIPRLYDSINDILSCNEIFLGYFQKEELAGFISFKKWEGNLVDIHRLVVAQAHFRKGIAKSLLSSLLNRFPNSTFTVSTGEDNTPARNLYENTGFIQTRSTQVEPNLWINHYKRTPKRELP, from the coding sequence ATGATCACACTCTTAGCTCATAACAAGCGACAAATAGCTCGACAAATCCTTAACGTCCAAATTCCTTCCTACCAAAAGGAAGCAGAACTTTTACAAACGGACCGAATTCCGAGACTTTACGATTCTATTAACGATATTCTTTCTTGTAATGAAATATTTCTCGGCTATTTTCAGAAAGAAGAACTTGCTGGCTTCATCTCTTTCAAGAAATGGGAGGGTAACTTGGTGGATATCCATCGCCTTGTCGTTGCCCAAGCCCATTTCAGGAAAGGAATTGCAAAGTCTTTGCTATCATCGTTACTCAACAGGTTTCCAAACTCGACTTTTACAGTTAGTACCGGGGAAGACAACACCCCCGCCCGAAACCTTTACGAGAACACAGGTTTCATTCAGACTAGAAGCACACAAGTCGAACCGAATTTATGGATAAATCACTATAAACGCACACCAAAACGAGAGCTACCATAA
- a CDS encoding YeiH family protein — protein MFANLGNKIGPLLTGVGFTFLLAWIGYGLAFLPGMTQVGPLATSILIAVLYRHFFGYPHSIHTGIQFSAKKLLRIAIVLFGLKLNIDVILNEGVPLLLRDLLVILFAIGVMMLLAYLFKADRSISLLIGVGTGICGASAIAAVSPILKAKEEDTAISVGIISFIGTVFALIYTGLRPFLPLDAEAYGMWAGLSLHEIANVVLAGEPAGEKGLAMALLAKLGRVFLLIPVSLIIIWIMGRKGNKESDNRVDFPWFLVGFIVMSLLGSYVLGFYIPAPEQFANVVSAVTSFILTMAMVGLGVNISLHDLRNKAIKPIVAVVITSILLSIVSYTIL, from the coding sequence ATGTTCGCTAATCTAGGAAATAAGATAGGTCCCTTGTTAACAGGAGTTGGCTTTACCTTTCTACTAGCATGGATCGGGTACGGACTCGCATTTCTGCCAGGAATGACCCAGGTTGGCCCTCTGGCCACATCCATTCTCATCGCTGTGTTGTATCGTCACTTTTTTGGATACCCTCACAGCATTCATACAGGGATTCAGTTTTCCGCTAAAAAACTGTTGCGGATCGCCATTGTATTATTCGGTCTCAAACTTAATATTGACGTCATCTTAAATGAAGGCGTACCTTTATTATTACGAGACCTGTTAGTCATTCTTTTTGCAATTGGAGTGATGATGCTTCTTGCTTACCTCTTCAAAGCTGACCGTTCTATTTCCTTACTGATTGGAGTCGGAACAGGTATTTGCGGGGCCTCTGCGATCGCTGCCGTTTCCCCGATTTTGAAGGCAAAAGAAGAGGATACGGCTATTAGTGTAGGAATCATCTCATTTATTGGTACTGTTTTCGCATTAATTTATACTGGATTGAGACCCTTCCTTCCGCTTGACGCAGAAGCGTACGGCATGTGGGCCGGTCTCAGCCTTCATGAAATAGCAAATGTAGTATTAGCTGGGGAACCTGCTGGAGAAAAAGGGCTGGCCATGGCGCTACTGGCTAAGCTTGGACGCGTATTTCTACTTATCCCTGTAAGCCTGATCATTATTTGGATTATGGGGCGAAAAGGAAATAAGGAGTCTGACAATCGAGTAGATTTTCCGTGGTTTTTAGTCGGATTTATTGTGATGAGCTTATTAGGCAGTTACGTATTAGGCTTCTATATCCCTGCACCTGAGCAATTTGCGAATGTAGTTTCTGCCGTGACCTCGTTTATCTTAACGATGGCTATGGTTGGACTTGGTGTAAACATCAGTCTGCACGATTTAAGGAATAAAGCGATTAAGCCGATCGTTGCGGTCGTTATCACTTCGATTCTATTATCTATCGTTTCGTACACTATCTTATGA